Proteins found in one Leishmania major strain Friedlin complete genome, chromosome 35 genomic segment:
- a CDS encoding glycosomal membrane protein (previous protein_id=AAZ14593.1), translating into MSAAVFEYLGNTGDRDKVMAIVQFLPMTLAGPANDAGCTSLSKSLKSLSSMADGYRAITRLALLFNALSKPTLEALSKPKGDVLLDRVDQLSHFFHVCFCFFENTAVLSSHNVYPNRFVRLGGCAVTCWFYTLLLGLMRQAYVMTKKKNTPEEQKRQMVTTVKLGCFLIFSLTCFPKGGPQLLEDVSGPLVPLHKTLQLIAPKHLELNDTIRGVLGFIASMCDFY; encoded by the coding sequence ATGTCCGCAGCCGTCTTTGAGTACCTTGGCAACACGGGAGACCGTGATAAGGTGATGGCCATCGTGCAGTTCCTCCCCATGACCCTCGCTGGCCCTGCCAACGATGCCGGTTGCACCTCTCTGAGCAAGTCTCTGAAGAGTCTCTCGTCCATGGCGGATGGCTATCGTGCCATCACGCGTCTCGCGCTTCTCTTCAACGCGCTGTCAAAGCCGACGCTGGAGGCACTCTCCAAGCCGAAGGGTGACGTACTACTCGACCGCGTAGACCAGCTGAGCCACTTCTTCCACGTGTGCTTCTGCTTCTTTGAGAACACGGCAGTGCTGTCCAGCCACAACGTATACCCGAACCGCTTTGTCCGCCTCGGTGGCTGCGCTGTGACTTGCTGGTTCTACACACTGCTGCTCGGTCTGATGCGCCAGGCGTACGTCAtgacgaaaaagaagaacaCACCGGAGGAACAGAAGCGGCAGATGGTCACCACCGTGAAGCTAGGCTGCTTCTTGATTTTCTCGCTGACGTGCTTCCCGAAGGGTGGCccacagctgctggaggacgTGAGCGGCCCACTGGTGCCACTGCACaagacgctgcagctcatcGCGCCGAAGCATCTCGAGCTGAACGATACAATCCGTGGTGTGCTTGGCTTCATCGCGTCCATGTGTGATTTCTACTGA
- a CDS encoding conserved hypothetical protein (previous protein_id=AAZ14596.1) yields the protein MQRRWRVSLLTSIILHWQCFVQTRKALHAVLSSWRQLLQQRSRAFAACRQAQRKHCFQHWLRAFTWHRERGALDEAAIQFAASRQRWRHGPTLLEAYGGGAEVLALLQGRPHASGTGTVVVAAVGPRLLLRRLFLAWRQRTEWRLMAHLAAWHYVQQMRVNVARRVCSCARRLALQHHRSRPEHQQQRAAPAAQSLGAGSGVVEEQSRAPLRVCIVPVAQRGLLKYKVSAARCIAHAAQLRSCFDWWHIRVRARRADRFHLQCVYAHVVCRWLQALAAHRARRQRKRLVLSRWVAATERCQATAVAWKLHVYQLARHALRLWRSRLTVRLTHQAQLLQGCFGRWRDRTLLQRATRALQRTRQHGLLRQWHCRTEARVQVRTNLYVADTISETALVLGCFRRWRFRAAERHRARLAWGVLAQLRRERLSRHCFGVWRRRTLAPERPWARHLTKDRSSPPMSLIV from the coding sequence ATGCAGCGACGCTGGCGAGTCTCTCTCCTGACGAGCATTATCCTCCACTGGCAGTGTTTTGTGCAAACGCGAAAAGCGTTACACGCTGTCCTGTCCTCGTGGAGGCAACTTTTGCAGCAGCGAAGTCGCGCGTTCGCCGCGTGTCGGCAAGCACAACGCAAGCACTGCTTCCAGCACTGGCTCCGAGCCTTCACCTGGCATCGTGAACGTGGCGCACTCGATGAGGCTGCTATTCAGTTCGCCGCGtctcggcagcggtggcgccacGGCCCAACACTGCTTGAGGCATATGGTGGGGGCGCAGAGGTGCTAGCGCTTCTACAGGGAAGACCGCATGCATCGGGTACTGGcaccgtggtggtggccgcggTTGGACCTCGACTGCTCCTGCGGCGCCTCTTTTTGGCGTGGAGGCAACGGACGGAGTGGCGGCTGATGGCGCACTTGGCTGCGTGGCACTACGTCCAACAGATGCGCGTCAATGTAGCGCGGCGAGTGTGCAGCTGTGCGCGTCGTCTCGCGCtacagcaccaccgcagccggcCCGAGCATCAGCAACAGCGCGCTGCACCCGCAGCACAAAGCCTAGGCGCAGGCAGTGGTGTCGTGGAGGAGCAATCGCGAGCCCCACTTCGTGTGTGTATCGTTCCCGTCGCGCAGAGGGGGCTCCTCAAGTACAAGGTCAGCGCAGCGCGTTGCATTGCGCACGCGGCccagctccgcagctgcTTTGATTGGTGGCACATTCGCGTCCGGGCCCGTCGGGCAGATCGTTTTCATCTCCAGTGCGTGTACGCCCACGTCGTGTGCCGATGGCTGCAGGCCCTCGCCGCTCATCgagcgcgccggcagcggaagcggcTGGTTCTTTCTCGCTGGGTGGCGGCCACGGAACGTTGCCAGGCAACTGCAGTGGCGTGGAAGCTGCATGTATATCAGTTGGCTCGCCATGCACTCCGGCTCTGGCGAAGCCGTCTCACAGTGCGTCTGACGCATcaagcgcagctgctgcaaggCTGCTTCGGGCGTTGGAGGGAtcggacgctgctgcagcgcgcaaCCAGAgctctccagcgcacgcgaCAGCACGGTTTGCTGCGACAATGGCACTGCCGTACAGAGGCGCGTGTACAGGTGCGCACAAACCTCTACGTGGCCGACACGATCAGTGAAACAGCGCTTGTACTCGGCTGCtttcggcggtggcgtttTCGCGCTGCGGAGAGGCATCGCGCTCGCCTCGCGTGGGGTGTTCTGGCGCAGTTGCGGCGGGAGCGACTGAGCCGGCACTGCTTCGGCGTATGGCGTAGGCGCACTTTGGCCCCCGAACGGCCATGGGCAAGGCATCTCACAAAGGAtcgctcctcccctcctATGTCGCTGATTGTGTAA
- a CDS encoding conserved hypothetical protein (previous protein_id=AAZ14594.1): MVSWWPFQRGRQPAAAGGASPSPSSDAGGGDAKVPLSRSLMDTESFENVVTGKDREYGDSGVAYSQFDRMRGEQRIRRHGDGRASTMDVESIDMLVSRFENEFRQADAHMKAREAQRSVLQRYDYANDRRYQQWVAEQKEMREKLKIHWLDWMIDQPSDCLVYFLRVCTTAGFCFGAGRTAYLYRTMDKTYAKLNGVTLGSIAFREITTSVAKGGAVALMGTIGMPVGDALTNLFMLLWSGDVSSPQRTWWHILNSSLCSGFLGGVAYVSFNYKQLTPWGVRALLSLSTGSGAAAGLYLGYVIYRPYAAQRTHNLYEPYWRPWHSRHQRDAGPSNVRGRYL; this comes from the coding sequence ATGGTGTCGTGGTGGCCGTTTcagcgcggccgccagcctgccgccgctggcggcgcctCTCCATCCCCCTCGagcgacgccggcggtggtgatgcgAAGGTGCCGCTCTCTCGCAGTCTCATGGATACGGAGTCGTTCGAAAACGTAGTCACTGGTAAGGATCGCGAGTACGGtgacagcggcgtcgcctACTCGCAGTTTGATCGAATGCGCGGTGAGCAGAGGATACGGCGCCACGGTGACGGCCGAGCGTCGACGATGGATGTTGAGTCGATCGACATGCTTGTGAGTCGCTTTGAAAATGAGTTCCGCCAGGCTGACGCGCACATGAAGGCTCGCGAGGCGCAGAGGTCGGTCCTGCAGCGGTACGACTACGCCAATGACCGACGCTACCAGCAGTGGGTGGCGGAGCAGAAAGAAATGCGAGAGAAGCTGAAGATCCACTGGCTGGACTGGATGATCGATCAGCCGTCGGACTGCCTCGTCTACTTCCTGCGAGTGTGCACGACAGCTGGATTTTGTTTCGGTGCAGGTCGGACCGCCTACCTGTACCGCACCATGGACAAGACGTACGCAAAGCTGAACGGCGTCACGctcggcagcatcgccttcCGCGAGATTACAACGTCGGTGGCCAAAGGCGGGGCGGTAGCCCTGATGGGCACCATCGGCATGCCAGTCGGCGACGCCTTGACGAACTTGTTTATGCTGTTGTGGTCGGGTGACGTTtcctcgccgcagcgcacatGGTGGCACATCTTGAACTCCAGCCTCTGCTCGGGCTTTCTCGGCGGAGTGGCTTATGTGAGTTTCAACTACAAGCAGCTCACTCCATGGGgggtgcgcgcgctgctgtctctctctacGGGCTCCGGGGCAGCCGCCGGCTTGTACCTGGGCTACGTAATCTATCGGCCCTATGCGGCACAGCGGACCCACAACTTGTATGAGCCGTACTGGCGCCCCTGGCATAGTCGTCATCAGCGCGATGCAGGTCCTTCCAACGTTCGTGGGAGGTACCTGTGA
- a CDS encoding conserved hypothetical protein (previous protein_id=AAZ14597.1), with translation MALPLAARQHFLEHGYAIVPNVLSSSVVERIRSAALASTTARFRSFAHLPNVHSLLKSTPKCTDPLQDGLMSHLQKRRYILRYYRDMRRHKRRLRRAAKAFLNGRDVSELGREDMLRLSEMVCAEAQKVWSRGCTSTVKTDLQMLTAINQYRANAWMTNAQLEAVLRDNEEFVKPLSQLAEVVGGVARPVIFGDVPLLREAYGNPVGYHCLAPTIGTRTNARVSKGGGEATAVSMVLFTYTPTPLCLPPFVLRNSQHAVRRQYLHSVHAERLWRPFAPMEADIRDQLRRFQFDASVVGQPLLAAMAGPSSTPAAPVIGPGTVMVVDPHLMMAFGGNMTPQSEVLYRINVVAENARPHLMAPSWIRGWRTMPEEVHFASPVVFPPLYVE, from the coding sequence ATGGCATTGCCCTTAGCTGCACGACAGCACTTCTTGGAGCACGGCTATGCCATTGTTCCGAATGTGCTCTCGAGCTCCGTGGTGGAGCGCATCCGGTCTGCGGCCTTGGCTTCCACAACGGCGCGCTTCCGCTCCTTCGCGCACCTGCCCAATGTCCACTCCCTCTTGAAGTCTACGCCCAAGTGCACAGACCCACTTCAGGATGGCTTGATGTCGCATCTGCAGAAGCGGCGGTACATCTTACGCTACTACCGCGACATGAGGCGACATaagcggcggctgcggcgcgctgcgaAGGCTTTCCTTAACGGCCGCGATGTCTCGGAGCTCGGCAGAGAGGATATGTTGCGGTTGAGCGAGATGGTCTGcgcggaggcgcagaaggTGTGGAGCCGAGGCTGTACGAGCACCGTCAAGACGGACCTGCAGATGCTCACGGCGATAAACCAGTACCGCGCCAATGCGTGGATGACAAACGCacagctggaggcggtgctgcgagACAATGAGGAGTTCGTGAAGCCGCTCTCGCAGCTGGCAGAGGTGGTGGGCGGTGTGGCACGGCCCGTCATTTTTGGTGATGTGCccctgctgcgcgaggcgtACGGCAACCCTGTTGGTTACCATTGCCTTGCCCCGACGATTGGCACCCGCACGAACGCACGTGTCAGCAaaggcggtggtgaggcgacagcggtgtCGATGGTTCTCTTCACCTACACCCCTACTCCTCTGTGCCTTCCACCCTTCGTGTTGCGCAACTCACAACACGCGGTGCGCCGCCAGTACCTGCACTCGGTGCACGCCGAGCGATTGTGGCGTCCCTTTGCCCCCATGGAGGCCGACATACGCGATCAACTGCGCCGCTTTCAATTTGATGCATCTGTGGTAGGCCAACCGCTCCTCGCAGCAATGGCCGGGCCGAGCAGTACCCCCGCTGCCCCCGTAATCGGCCCGGGAACCGTCATGGTGGTCGACCCGCACTTGATGATGGCGTTCGGTGGCAACATGACACCCCAAAGCGAGGTCCTTTATCGCATCAACGTGGTTGCGGAGAACGCGCGGCCGCATCtgatggcgccgtcgtggATTCGCGGGTGGCGCACGATGCCAGAAGAGGTTCACTTTGCGTCTCCTGTCGTCTTTCCGCCGCTTTACGTCGAGTGA
- a CDS encoding conserved hypothetical protein (previous protein_id=AAZ14595.1), which yields MELAAMDPVAQQELQRMTRAIEEYAARLDSLGAELETIEQQNRNDEVSRQIQQYNEAAVAPREIAAEDAMDNIVRMQNQLKIVQRRNQLLARENAMQEKLLRERANKLNSMHKELDTVMAATGWYGGKRDVQFSRIERERADIHDMSLVEASLRSDIKSSKVTIARLEKTVLALSAKVLENEERRTRYMQLCNDCRVREKECSEMQAKAKRMAADNNKLQLVVKTETDSALVENSIACMESDREFLSDAVQDMKMACRRQENVIKAQITREQQLQRRLDTVTKSLNEMRLAREFERNVAKSALVPSASREEPEDVAEVLPQDEYIPVDTFRLLYKNNEMMRTNVARKNMLVLEKESVVQSMESRVMQHIEKHNEIVRFDDSIHMSGEASAQAAKRNLDTEEKKLVRQIEGLRESNNQMRAAISKKAAPAQARKAASGRGK from the coding sequence ATGGAGCTCGCCGCAATGGACCCTgttgcgcagcaggagctgcagcgcatgacGCGGGCGATCGAGGAGTACGCGGCGCGGTTGGACTCTCTCGGCGCCGAACTGGAGACGATCGAGCAGCAGAACCGCAACGATGAAGTGAGTCGCCAGATTCAGCAGTACAACgaggccgcggtggcgccacgGGAGATTGCCGCTGAAGATGCCATGGACAACATTGTCCGCATGCAGAACCAGCTGAAGATTGTGCAACGCCGGaaccagctgctggcgcgtgaGAATGCCATGcaggagaagctgctgcgcgagcgggCAAACAAGCTTAACAGCATGCACAAAGAGCTGGACACGGTAATGGCCGCAACGGGCTGGTACGGCGGCAAGCGTGATGTGCAGTTCTCACGGATCGAGCGCGAGCGTGCTGATATTCACGACATGTCGCTTGTGGAGGCGTCTCTGCGCTCCGACATCAAGAGCAGCAAGGTGACGATTGCAAGGCTGGAGAAGACGGTGCTAGCGCTGAGCGCGAAGGTGCTGGAGAACGAGGAGCGCCGCACGAGGTACATGCAGCTGTGCAACGACTGCCGGGTGCGAGAGAAAGAATGCAGCGAGATGCAGGCCAAGGCGAAACGCATGGCGGCGGACAACAATAAGCTACAGCTGGTGGTCAAGACAGAAACCGACTCAGCCCTCGTCGAGAATAGCATCGCGTGCATGGAGAGCGATCGCGAGTTCCTCTCCGACGCCGTGCAGGACATGAAGATggcctgccgccgccaggaAAACGTGATCAAGGCGCAAATCACccgtgagcagcagctgcaacgGCGCTTGGATACCGTGACCAAGTCACTGAATGAGATGCGGCTGGCGCGCGAATTCGAACGCAACGTTGCCAAGTCGGCGTTGGTGCCCTCTGCCTCGCGCGAGGAGCCGGAGGacgtggcggaggtgctgccaCAGGATGAGTACATACCAGTGGACACTTTCCGACTTCTCTACAAGAACAACGAGATGATGCGCACCAACGTAGCACGCAAGAACATGCtcgtgctggagaaggagagcgtTGTGCAGTCGATGGAGTCGAGGGTGATGCAGCACATTGAAAAGCACAACGAAATTGTCCGCTTCGATGACAGCATTCATATGTCAGGCGAAGCATCTGCGCAAGCCGCAAAGCGCAACCtcgacaccgaggagaagAAGCTGGTGCGCCAAATCGAGGGGCTGCGTGAGTCGAACAATCAGATGCGCGCCGCTATCTCCAAGAaagcggcaccggcgcaggCTCGCAAGGCGGCATCGGGTCGCGGGAAATGA
- a CDS encoding conserved hypothetical protein (previous protein_id=AAZ14592.1) — protein sequence MTNVPLTQRITAFNNYVGNASNRDRVMSVVQFGAMALAAPAAAAGCPELSAHLSTILHGAAHYRTVTRFSQWLVVAPALTPSGIKSAIASHPNLLVGICKTISTAFFTVFLIGEELVLASKCNMLDPVLGKRFNRIRFVFLFWSNIARLVMSYLLLKSSKYDAVKDNQNEEKAKDHRRKVLGVADGVLQSMFCYTLLKSSAPAGPKYLSAALRSGKAVDIITSLAPPLLVVPSTPQGMLGLAASVPGFMMSVL from the coding sequence ATGACCAACGTCCCCCTCACGCAGCGAATCACAGCCTTCAACAACTACGTTGGCAATGCGTCGAACCGCGACCGTGTCATGTCGGTCGTGCAGTTCGGTGCGATGGCCCTGGCGgcccctgccgccgccgccggttgCCCGGAGCTGTCCGCGCACCTTAGCACGATCCTCCACGGCGCCGCGCACTACCGTACCGTCACACGCTTCTCGCAGTGGCTCGTTGTTGCCCCGGCCCTCACTCCCAGCGGTATCAAGAGCGCCATCGCAAGCCATCCGAACCTACTCGTGGGCATCTGCAAGACCATTTCGACCGCCTTTTTTACCGTCTTCCTCATCGGCGAGGAGCTCGTTCTGGCATCCAAGTGCAACATGCTCGACCCCGTCCTCGGCAAGCGCTTCAACCGCATTCGCTTTGTCTTTCTTTTCTGGTCAAACATCGCGCGTCTTGTCATGAGCTACCTCCTACTGAAGAGCAGCAAGTACGACGCCGTCAAGGACAACCAAAACGAGGAGAAGGCCAAGGACCACCGCCGCAAGGTGCTTGGCGTGGCGGACGGCGTGCTTCAGAGCATGTTCTGCTACACCCTTCTCAAGAGCTCCGCGCCGGCGGGCCCCAAGTACCTCAGCGCTGCCCTCCGGTCGGGCAAAGCGGTGGACATCATCACCTCCCTtgccccgccgctgctcgtggtACCCAGCACCCCGCAGGGTATGCTTGGCCTCGCGGCCTCTGTCCCCGGCTTCATGATGAGCGTTTTGTAA